In Oscillatoria acuminata PCC 6304, a single window of DNA contains:
- the mutS gene encoding DNA mismatch repair protein MutS, with protein MTGIKTTQTHITNADYRELDRSRLSAMYRHYAEVKDQYPHSLLLYRVGDFFETFFQDAIVVARELELVLTSKQGGDVGRVPMTGVPHHALERYAMQLVEKGYSVAVCDQVEDAAEAKGLVRREVTRVITPGTLLEDGMLKARTNNFLAAVVMAGNQWGLAYTDISTGEFFTTQAEELDHLTQELMRLQPSEVLVPTNAPDIGTLLRPGEKSQHLSEYLPSCFCYSLRSQKSFTLVEARQRIFQYFKLRSLEGVGCENLPLAVRAAGGLLEYLEATQKENRIPLQLVKSYTLADYLIVDAQTRRNLEITQTVRDGTFYGSLLWAIDRTKTAMGGRALRRWILQPLLKIKGIRSRQDTVEELVQKTELREEIQTLLSEIYDIERLTVRAGSGTANARDLLALADSLAKLPELSALAQQGNSPYLKPLQQVPSELEALAGRVKRAIVESPPLHLSDGGLIRPNMYEELDEMRSLVEGDQQWLANLEVQERERTGISNLKVGYNKTFGYYISILRSKSEQAPADYVRRQTLTNEERYITPELKERESRILTAQEDLNKLEYEIFVQLRSQVGEYAAMIRNVAKAVAAIDVLCGFAEIAIDRGYCRPEMVENRELRITNGRHPVVEYSIPAGLFVPNSTRLGNAEDPGKSESDHRLAPDLIILTGPNASGKSCYLRQVGLIQLLAQTGSFIPATSATLGICDRIFTRVGAVDDLATGQSTFMVEMNETANILNHASPKSLVLLDEIGRGTATFDGLSIAWSVAEYLATEIRSRTIFATHYHEMNELASILFNVANYQVTVRELADEIVFLHQVQPGGADRSYGIEAGRLAGLPSVVIQRAKEVMSQIEKHSKIAVGLRKGAKKEEVNSSETTEQLDMFDF; from the coding sequence ATGACTGGGATTAAAACCACCCAGACCCATATTACCAATGCTGACTATCGCGAACTCGATCGCAGTCGCCTCTCGGCGATGTATCGGCATTATGCGGAGGTCAAGGATCAATATCCCCATTCCCTGCTGTTGTATCGGGTGGGGGATTTCTTTGAAACCTTTTTCCAGGATGCGATCGTCGTGGCGCGAGAACTGGAATTAGTCCTCACCAGTAAACAGGGGGGAGATGTGGGACGAGTCCCCATGACGGGAGTCCCCCATCATGCCTTAGAACGCTATGCCATGCAATTAGTGGAAAAAGGCTACTCCGTCGCTGTGTGCGATCAAGTGGAAGATGCAGCAGAAGCGAAAGGATTAGTCCGACGCGAAGTGACTCGGGTGATTACCCCGGGTACACTCCTAGAAGATGGAATGCTCAAAGCGCGCACTAATAACTTTTTAGCGGCAGTCGTCATGGCCGGAAATCAGTGGGGATTAGCCTATACAGATATTTCCACTGGGGAATTCTTCACCACCCAAGCGGAAGAGTTAGACCATCTCACACAAGAGTTAATGCGTCTGCAACCATCGGAAGTGCTAGTTCCGACCAATGCACCGGATATTGGTACATTGTTGCGTCCGGGGGAAAAGTCTCAACATCTCTCGGAGTATCTCCCTTCCTGCTTTTGCTATTCTCTGCGATCGCAAAAATCCTTTACCCTAGTTGAAGCACGGCAGCGGATTTTTCAGTATTTCAAACTCCGCAGCTTGGAAGGGGTAGGATGTGAAAATCTTCCCTTAGCAGTGCGTGCAGCAGGGGGATTATTGGAATATCTGGAAGCGACGCAAAAGGAAAATCGGATTCCCCTGCAATTAGTTAAAAGTTATACATTAGCCGATTATTTAATTGTTGATGCCCAAACTCGCCGCAATTTAGAAATTACCCAAACCGTCCGCGATGGCACATTTTATGGGTCGTTGTTATGGGCGATCGACCGCACAAAAACCGCAATGGGTGGGAGAGCATTAAGGCGTTGGATTTTGCAACCCTTGCTGAAGATTAAAGGGATTCGATCGCGACAGGATACGGTGGAGGAATTGGTCCAAAAAACGGAACTGCGCGAAGAAATTCAAACGCTGTTATCAGAAATTTATGACATCGAACGCCTCACCGTTCGGGCGGGTTCGGGAACGGCAAATGCCCGCGATTTACTGGCATTAGCCGATTCTTTGGCGAAATTGCCGGAACTCTCTGCCTTGGCACAACAAGGGAATTCTCCCTATTTGAAACCCTTACAACAAGTGCCATCAGAACTGGAGGCATTGGCGGGTCGCGTGAAGCGGGCGATTGTGGAATCTCCGCCGCTACATTTAAGCGATGGGGGGTTAATTCGTCCGAATATGTATGAGGAGTTGGATGAGATGCGATCGCTCGTTGAAGGCGATCAGCAATGGTTGGCGAATTTGGAAGTGCAGGAACGGGAACGCACGGGAATTTCTAACTTGAAAGTGGGGTATAATAAGACCTTTGGATATTATATCAGTATTTTGCGGTCAAAAAGTGAGCAAGCTCCTGCGGATTATGTGCGTCGGCAAACTTTGACCAATGAAGAACGGTATATTACCCCAGAGTTAAAAGAACGGGAATCGCGGATTCTGACGGCACAGGAGGATTTGAATAAATTAGAATATGAGATTTTCGTCCAGTTGCGATCGCAGGTGGGAGAATATGCGGCAATGATTCGCAATGTGGCCAAAGCAGTCGCGGCGATCGATGTGTTATGTGGATTCGCTGAAATTGCGATCGACCGAGGATATTGCCGTCCGGAAATGGTAGAAAATCGCGAACTGAGAATTACCAATGGTCGTCATCCTGTAGTAGAATATTCCATTCCCGCCGGGTTATTTGTCCCCAATTCCACCCGATTGGGGAATGCTGAAGATCCGGGCAAATCTGAAAGCGATCATCGCCTTGCGCCGGATTTAATTATTTTAACCGGACCCAATGCTAGTGGCAAGAGTTGCTATTTACGGCAGGTGGGATTAATTCAGTTATTGGCGCAAACCGGGAGTTTCATTCCGGCAACTTCCGCCACTTTAGGAATCTGCGATCGTATCTTCACCCGAGTTGGCGCAGTCGATGACTTAGCAACAGGTCAATCCACCTTTATGGTAGAAATGAATGAAACCGCCAATATTCTCAATCATGCCTCGCCTAAATCCCTAGTTTTACTTGATGAAATTGGCCGAGGAACCGCCACCTTTGATGGATTATCCATTGCTTGGTCCGTTGCCGAATATTTAGCTACAGAAATTCGCTCTCGCACAATTTTTGCCACTCATTATCATGAAATGAATGAACTTGCCTCTATTCTATTCAATGTCGCCAACTATCAAGTCACCGTTCGGGAATTAGCCGATGAAATCGTGTTTTTACATCAAGTCCAACCCGGAGGCGCGGACCGTTCCTACGGTATTGAAGCAGGACGGTTAGCAGGGTTACCTTCAGTGGTGATTCAACGCGCAAAAGAGGTGATGAGTCAGATTGAAAAGCATAGTAAAATTGCCGTTGGACTCCGCAAAGGGGCGAAGAAAGAGGAAGTGAATTCCTCGGAAACAACCGAACAATTAGATATGTTTGATTTTTAA
- a CDS encoding alkaline phosphatase D family protein, with protein MNRPLKFYDAQQRPWPNSPLEQTSIIGHTTPTTVRLWFRVSEPGEYWLVVSSRPIPTQGIPLLILGDRREYQLRLTTPTHTEEFFPEIVLPVSFTPETDLTGVMELMNLTPDTRYYYALFDPNRDSPWELGHEELLWFNTFPEHPKTINFGIYSCHMPYEGRQLANVEMWDRFNEELSKVNARFVLATGDQVYVDGNAELSIWEWLRKVKSENPTREDMITWYRDIYRGYWGIPEVQRIYRRFPTYMIWDDHEIVDGWGSYTPDELAGLLDTSWQLRNTQEQLQFADEMFEAARQVYWEYEHSHNPETDFVNNQFDYGFDCGRCAFYVLDMRGNRNYNREHHRSLGLEQGSRFEKWIANQYQSDAEVLFIVSPVPVVHLSSFVINKIDLSLFGYQDDQRDHWEHESNWDERNQLLKWVFQFAQETGKRVIFISGDVHIGAAFKLTHSEFPGAKVFQVTSSGIAYAHLKELERKILEMLVKPEGDLGDRPKNIPYHFENLAVCRYNNFGILRVTEEDSGGMEVCFDLYGGNREESGELSLFKTSIMLA; from the coding sequence ATGAATCGCCCTCTAAAATTTTACGATGCTCAACAGCGTCCTTGGCCGAATTCACCCTTAGAGCAAACCAGTATTATCGGTCATACGACCCCCACCACGGTGCGCCTGTGGTTCCGGGTTTCTGAACCGGGGGAATACTGGTTAGTGGTGTCTTCTCGTCCCATTCCCACTCAGGGGATTCCTTTGTTGATTTTAGGCGATCGCCGTGAATACCAGTTACGCTTGACCACTCCGACTCATACAGAAGAATTTTTCCCAGAAATCGTTCTCCCCGTCTCATTCACCCCAGAAACCGACCTCACCGGCGTCATGGAACTGATGAATCTCACGCCGGATACTCGTTATTATTATGCGTTATTTGACCCCAACCGGGATTCTCCCTGGGAGTTGGGACATGAGGAACTCCTGTGGTTTAACACCTTTCCCGAACATCCGAAAACCATCAATTTTGGCATCTATAGTTGTCATATGCCTTATGAAGGGCGGCAGCTTGCTAATGTGGAAATGTGGGACCGATTTAATGAGGAACTCTCCAAGGTTAATGCGCGATTTGTGTTAGCAACGGGAGATCAAGTCTATGTGGATGGCAACGCCGAGTTGAGTATCTGGGAATGGTTGCGGAAGGTCAAATCTGAGAATCCGACTCGCGAGGATATGATTACTTGGTATCGGGATATATATCGGGGATATTGGGGAATTCCGGAAGTGCAGCGCATTTATCGCCGCTTTCCGACTTATATGATTTGGGATGATCATGAAATTGTCGATGGATGGGGGTCTTATACTCCCGATGAACTAGCGGGATTGCTAGATACCTCCTGGCAACTGCGAAATACCCAGGAACAATTGCAGTTTGCCGATGAAATGTTTGAAGCAGCGCGCCAGGTTTATTGGGAATATGAACATTCTCATAATCCTGAGACTGATTTTGTGAATAATCAGTTTGATTATGGATTTGATTGCGGACGCTGTGCTTTTTATGTCTTAGATATGCGCGGAAATCGCAATTACAATCGCGAACATCATCGTTCATTAGGGTTAGAACAGGGGAGTCGATTTGAAAAATGGATTGCCAATCAGTATCAATCCGATGCCGAAGTTTTATTTATTGTGTCTCCTGTTCCGGTGGTTCATTTAAGTAGTTTTGTGATTAACAAAATTGACTTAAGTTTGTTCGGATATCAAGATGACCAACGGGACCATTGGGAACATGAAAGCAATTGGGATGAGCGAAATCAATTGTTAAAGTGGGTATTTCAGTTTGCCCAAGAAACCGGCAAACGGGTGATTTTTATTAGTGGGGATGTTCATATTGGGGCAGCTTTTAAACTCACCCATTCTGAGTTTCCTGGGGCAAAGGTCTTTCAGGTGACTTCCAGTGGGATTGCTTATGCTCATTTGAAGGAACTGGAACGAAAGATTTTGGAGATGTTAGTTAAACCGGAAGGAGATTTAGGCGATCGGCCAAAAAATATTCCCTATCATTTTGAGAATTTGGCGGTCTGTCGTTATAATAATTTTGGCATTCTTAGAGTTACGGAAGAGGACTCAGGAGGGATGGAAGTTTGCTTTGATTTGTATGGGGGAAATCGTGAAGAGAGTGGGGAACTTTCTTTGTTTAAGACGAGTATTATGTTGGCATAA
- a CDS encoding gluconokinase has translation MTIVIIMGVSGSGKTTVGKRLAEALDWQFMDADDLHSPENVEKMSRGIPLDESDRHPWLMAMRQQISAWLQQDKNVVLACSALKQSYREILDCSLEPIKLVYLKGSQSVIQARMQSRSDHFMPADLLNSQFDALEEPTPDEAIHLDVSLPVSELVERISKLVKGSG, from the coding sequence GTGACCATTGTCATCATCATGGGAGTATCGGGTTCGGGTAAAACCACCGTCGGGAAGCGTCTGGCAGAGGCGTTAGACTGGCAGTTTATGGATGCCGATGATTTACATTCCCCGGAAAATGTGGAGAAAATGAGTCGGGGAATCCCTTTGGATGAGAGCGATCGCCACCCTTGGTTAATGGCAATGCGTCAACAAATCTCCGCCTGGTTACAGCAAGATAAAAATGTGGTGTTAGCTTGTTCGGCTTTGAAGCAATCTTATCGCGAAATTTTGGATTGTTCTTTGGAACCGATTAAGTTAGTTTATTTGAAGGGTTCTCAATCGGTCATTCAGGCACGAATGCAGTCCCGAAGCGACCATTTTATGCCAGCGGATTTATTGAATAGTCAATTTGATGCTTTAGAAGAACCGACTCCCGATGAGGCAATTCATTTAGATGTCTCTTTACCCGTTTCTGAGTTAGTAGAACGGATTTCTAAGTTGGTGAAGGGGTCGGGATAA
- a CDS encoding P-loop NTPase fold protein: MTPDIRDFYRATEPGRALVYSNPEDRKYYIDFSPVRGGEIIDKLKNKITFFMPDDPTCALFTGHIGCGKSTELLRLKLELEKAGFHVVYFVSSDDLELMDVGIVDVLLAIASRISKSLETIQLNQTSKLNELLQGAWRILNSDIQGIKSKIIPLPIIGDFGISGQGENFTLSLGIGEITAKVKQDASLRQKLNQFLGPQKQQLLDAINQELIEPAIIKLKAQGKRGLVAIVDNLDRLDNSPKPWGKPQQEYLFVDQGEYLKKLNCHLVYTVPLALKFSSSYGMLTQRLDDPKVLPMVPVRSQDGKEHQGGMALLRQMVLVRAFPNLDEQQRLDAIPLIFDSPDTLDRLCQISGGHVRELLKLLNTWIMEEMQFPLYRQTLEKMIQSSQQDMIMAISEEQWELLRQVKVRQKVNDDNGYQQLIRSRFVFEYRDNSQVWFDVNPIIAESGVL, translated from the coding sequence ATGACCCCTGATATCCGTGACTTTTATCGTGCAACAGAACCCGGACGGGCGCTAGTTTATTCCAACCCCGAGGACCGCAAGTATTACATTGATTTTTCCCCGGTTCGCGGCGGCGAAATTATTGATAAACTCAAAAATAAAATCACCTTTTTTATGCCCGATGACCCGACTTGTGCCTTGTTTACGGGCCATATTGGATGCGGGAAATCCACGGAACTCTTGCGGCTAAAACTGGAACTGGAAAAAGCTGGGTTTCATGTGGTGTATTTTGTCTCCAGTGACGACTTGGAACTGATGGATGTGGGTATTGTGGATGTCTTGCTGGCGATCGCCTCTCGCATCTCCAAAAGTTTAGAGACGATTCAACTCAATCAAACCAGCAAACTTAATGAGTTGCTCCAAGGAGCTTGGCGGATTCTCAATTCGGATATTCAAGGAATCAAAAGCAAAATAATTCCCCTTCCGATAATTGGCGATTTTGGAATTAGCGGACAAGGAGAGAACTTTACCTTGTCCCTGGGAATTGGCGAAATTACGGCCAAGGTCAAACAAGATGCGTCCCTGCGGCAAAAGCTGAATCAGTTTTTAGGTCCCCAAAAGCAACAACTGCTGGATGCCATTAATCAGGAGTTGATTGAACCAGCTATCATCAAACTCAAAGCACAAGGAAAGCGTGGTTTAGTCGCCATTGTGGACAACTTAGACCGCCTGGATAACAGTCCGAAACCCTGGGGAAAGCCGCAACAAGAATATCTATTTGTGGACCAGGGGGAATATTTAAAAAAGCTCAATTGTCATCTGGTTTATACCGTACCTTTGGCCTTGAAATTTTCCAGTAGTTATGGAATGTTGACTCAGCGACTTGATGACCCGAAAGTGTTGCCAATGGTGCCGGTGCGATCGCAGGATGGCAAGGAACATCAAGGCGGGATGGCACTCTTGCGGCAAATGGTCCTCGTTCGAGCATTTCCCAACTTAGACGAACAACAACGGTTAGATGCCATTCCCCTGATTTTTGACAGTCCCGACACCTTAGATCGCCTCTGCCAGATTAGTGGCGGTCATGTTCGGGAATTACTTAAATTGCTGAATACCTGGATTATGGAAGAAATGCAATTTCCCCTCTATCGCCAAACTTTAGAAAAGATGATTCAGTCCTCTCAACAGGATATGATCATGGCCATTTCTGAGGAGCAATGGGAGTTATTGCGTCAAGTCAAAGTTCGCCAAAAAGTTAACGATGATAACGGCTATCAGCAGTTAATTAGAAGTCGCTTTGTATTTGAGTACCGGGATAACAGTCAGGTGTGGTTTGATGTGAATCCGATAATAGCTGAATCAGGGGTATTGTAG
- a CDS encoding DUF4926 domain-containing protein: MKPELYQEIVLKEDWEEFNLHRGDIATLIDFVPSPTGGEDGAILEVFNVRGEAIALVTVPVSSIESLGVKQQPAGDKSPAS; the protein is encoded by the coding sequence ATGAAACCTGAACTTTATCAAGAAATTGTTTTGAAAGAAGACTGGGAGGAATTTAATCTGCACCGGGGTGATATTGCTACTTTAATTGACTTTGTACCTTCACCAACTGGGGGCGAAGATGGCGCGATTTTAGAAGTGTTTAATGTCCGGGGAGAGGCGATCGCCCTCGTGACGGTTCCGGTTTCTAGTATTGAGAGTCTTGGGGTCAAGCAACAACCGGCGGGGGATAAATCCCCCGCCTCATAG
- a CDS encoding chromophore lyase CpcT/CpeT: protein MTHSTDVLTLARWMASDFSNFDQAIENPPFFAHIRVCMRPLPYEFLDGVSLYLEQAYDYMLDQPYRVRVLKLVPKGDRIEIENYKVQDEASFYGSARDRHLLQSLTPDKLEKIPGSSFITEWTGSSFKGEVEPGKNCIVVRKGRTTYLDSTFEIDENLFISHDRGLDPDTDEMVWGSVAGPFVFNKRVASFAEEVVVN from the coding sequence ATGACTCATTCCACTGATGTTCTGACTCTGGCGCGTTGGATGGCGTCGGACTTTAGCAATTTTGACCAGGCGATCGAGAATCCGCCGTTTTTTGCCCATATTCGGGTCTGTATGCGGCCCCTGCCTTATGAGTTTCTGGATGGGGTCAGTCTCTATTTAGAGCAGGCTTATGATTATATGCTGGATCAGCCCTATCGCGTGCGGGTGTTGAAGTTGGTCCCGAAGGGCGATCGCATTGAAATCGAAAACTACAAGGTCCAGGATGAGGCATCTTTCTACGGATCCGCCCGCGATCGCCATCTCCTGCAATCCCTCACCCCAGACAAGCTAGAAAAAATTCCCGGTTCCAGTTTTATCACGGAATGGACTGGATCCAGTTTCAAGGGCGAAGTCGAACCGGGCAAAAATTGCATTGTGGTTCGCAAGGGTCGCACCACTTATCTGGATAGCACGTTTGAAATTGATGAAAATCTGTTTATCAGTCACGATCGCGGACTGGACCCCGATACCGATGAGATGGTTTGGGGTTCCGTTGCCGGTCCTTTTGTGTTTAACAAGCGGGTGGCGAGTTTTGCCGAGGAGGTGGTTGTGAATTGA
- a CDS encoding NAD-dependent epimerase/dehydratase family protein, producing the protein MRVLVIGGDGYCGWATALYLSNHGYDVAILDSLVRRHWDMQLCVETLTPIAPIQQRLQRWRDLTGKSIDLFVGDITDYAFLSKALHQFEPDTIVHFGEQRSAPFSMIDRDHAVLTQVNNVVGTLNLLYAMKEDFPDCHLVKLGTMGEYGTPNIDIEEGYITIEHNGRKDTLPYPKQPGSFYHLSKVHDSHNIQFACKIWGLRATDLNQGVVYGVLTEETGMDEMLINRLDYDGVFGTALNRFCIQAAVGHPLTVYGKGGQTRGFLDIRDTVRCMELAIANPAEPGQFRVFNQFTELFNIGELATKVQQAGMAMGLKIEIDHLENPRVELEEHYFNAKNTKLLDLGLQPHYLSDSLLDSLLNFAVKYQTRIDKNQILPKVSWRR; encoded by the coding sequence ATGAGAGTCCTGGTTATTGGCGGTGACGGCTATTGCGGTTGGGCAACTGCGCTTTACCTATCCAATCACGGTTACGATGTCGCAATTTTAGATAGTTTGGTGCGTCGGCACTGGGATATGCAACTCTGCGTTGAAACCCTAACACCGATCGCCCCGATTCAGCAACGATTGCAGCGTTGGCGCGATCTAACTGGCAAGTCTATTGATCTGTTCGTTGGGGATATCACTGATTACGCTTTCTTAAGTAAGGCACTCCATCAGTTTGAACCGGATACGATTGTTCACTTTGGTGAGCAGCGATCGGCCCCCTTCTCGATGATTGATCGCGACCATGCGGTTCTCACTCAAGTGAATAACGTAGTGGGAACCCTGAATCTGCTTTACGCCATGAAGGAAGATTTCCCTGACTGCCATCTGGTGAAGTTAGGCACAATGGGTGAATATGGCACGCCAAATATCGATATTGAAGAAGGCTATATCACCATTGAGCATAACGGGCGCAAAGATACCCTCCCCTATCCGAAGCAACCGGGAAGTTTCTATCACTTAAGTAAGGTTCACGATAGTCACAATATCCAGTTTGCTTGCAAAATTTGGGGCCTGCGTGCCACAGACTTAAACCAAGGGGTGGTTTATGGGGTCCTGACGGAAGAAACCGGCATGGATGAGATGCTGATCAACCGTCTCGATTACGATGGCGTGTTTGGAACGGCACTCAATCGCTTCTGCATTCAAGCGGCAGTGGGACATCCCCTGACGGTGTATGGCAAAGGCGGACAAACCCGAGGATTTTTGGATATTCGGGACACGGTGCGCTGTATGGAACTGGCGATCGCCAATCCAGCAGAACCCGGACAATTCCGTGTCTTTAACCAATTTACCGAACTATTCAACATCGGTGAACTGGCAACGAAGGTGCAACAAGCAGGGATGGCAATGGGACTGAAAATCGAAATCGACCACCTGGAGAACCCCAGAGTCGAACTCGAAGAACATTATTTCAATGCCAAAAATACCAAACTTCTGGATTTAGGGTTACAACCCCATTATCTATCCGATTCCCTCCTTGATTCTCTGCTGAATTTCGCCGTCAAATACCAGACCCGAATCGACAAAAACCAGATTCTACCTAAAGTATCTTGGCGACGTTAA
- a CDS encoding glycosyltransferase: MRIALFTETFYPKVDGIVTRLCRTVEQLQRAGDQVLVFSPDYGITEYKGAEVYGVTGYPLPLYPELKLAFPTPSLRGKLEAFQPDLIHVVNPAVLGVGGIYYAKSLKIPLVASYHTHLPKYLHHYGLGVLEPLLWELLKAGHNQAELNLCTSMAMVEELRNHDIERVDLWQRGVDTELFQPHLASREMRSRLSQGNPDSPLLLYVGRLGAEKEIDRIKPVLEAIPNARLALVGDGPTRQQLEQHFAGTPTHFVGYLHGEELASAFASADAFIFPSRTETLGLVLLEAMAAGCPVVAAARGGILDIVTDGVNGCLFDPDDENGAIAATQRLLANQIERQSLRQNARKEAEQWGWQAATAQLRRYYQTILGSGRLPLAA, from the coding sequence ATGAGAATTGCACTTTTTACCGAAACCTTTTATCCCAAAGTTGATGGCATCGTCACCCGACTTTGCCGCACTGTCGAACAACTGCAACGCGCTGGCGATCAAGTCCTCGTCTTTTCTCCAGACTACGGCATTACTGAATACAAAGGAGCCGAAGTTTACGGCGTTACCGGCTATCCCTTACCCCTCTATCCCGAACTCAAATTAGCCTTTCCCACCCCATCTTTACGAGGCAAACTTGAAGCCTTTCAACCGGATTTAATTCATGTCGTCAACCCCGCTGTGTTAGGAGTTGGGGGAATTTACTACGCCAAAAGTCTGAAAATTCCCTTAGTTGCTTCCTACCATACCCACCTCCCCAAATATTTGCACCATTATGGGTTAGGAGTGCTAGAACCCCTGCTTTGGGAATTGCTGAAAGCGGGTCATAATCAAGCGGAATTGAACTTATGCACCTCAATGGCAATGGTGGAAGAATTACGAAATCATGACATTGAACGGGTGGATTTGTGGCAGCGTGGGGTGGATACGGAGTTGTTTCAACCCCATTTAGCCAGTCGAGAAATGCGGAGTCGCCTCAGTCAAGGGAATCCGGACAGTCCCCTGCTGCTGTATGTCGGACGACTCGGTGCTGAGAAAGAAATCGATCGCATTAAACCCGTCCTAGAAGCGATTCCCAATGCCAGATTAGCCTTAGTCGGTGATGGACCCACTCGGCAACAACTCGAACAACACTTTGCCGGGACTCCCACCCATTTTGTCGGCTATTTACACGGAGAAGAATTAGCTAGCGCCTTCGCTTCAGCCGATGCCTTTATTTTTCCTTCCCGAACAGAAACTCTGGGTTTAGTCCTTTTAGAAGCAATGGCAGCCGGTTGTCCCGTAGTTGCTGCTGCCAGAGGTGGGATTTTGGATATTGTTACCGATGGGGTCAACGGATGCTTGTTTGATCCCGATGACGAGAATGGTGCGATCGCCGCCACCCAACGCCTCCTCGCCAACCAAATCGAACGCCAATCCCTCCGCCAAAATGCTCGCAAAGAAGCAGAACAATGGGGATGGCAAGCGGCAACCGCGCAATTGCGACGCTATTACCAAACCATCCTAGGTTCGGGTCGTTTACCCCTAGCTGCCTAA
- the iscB gene encoding RNA-guided endonuclease IscB, with protein MHVFVLDTNKKPLSPCHPCKARQLLKSGRASVFRRYPFTIILHDTKALDSTVGETRLKIDPGSQITGLAICQENRVIWAAELVHRGSAIKDALLSRRQLRRGRRNRKTRYRKPRFLNRTRKPGWLPPSLESRISNVLTWVNRLLLVCHVTAISQELVRFDTQKLQNPEVTGVEYQQGELFSYEVREYLLTKWGRKCAYCSAENVPLEVEHIHPKSKGGSDRVSNLTLACHPCNQAKGNRNIREFLSAKSDILNRILKQSKTPLKDAAAVNATRWKLYQQLKETGLTVETGTGALTKYNRTRLNLPKTHWFDAACVGQSTPSSLKIQVLKPLQIQATGRGNRQRVLPNKYGFARGHRPRQRYFFGFKTGDIVIADIPKGKKAGRYLGRLACRTSGRFNIKTVELTVQGISHKYCQITHHGDGYLYGL; from the coding sequence ATGCACGTTTTCGTTCTCGATACCAACAAAAAACCGCTTTCACCTTGCCATCCCTGTAAGGCGCGACAGCTACTAAAATCCGGTCGAGCTTCAGTATTTCGCCGCTATCCGTTTACGATTATTTTGCACGATACTAAAGCCCTCGATTCTACTGTTGGGGAAACTCGACTTAAAATCGATCCGGGTTCCCAAATAACCGGACTGGCAATTTGTCAAGAAAACCGAGTGATCTGGGCCGCCGAACTCGTGCATCGAGGGTCAGCAATTAAGGATGCACTCTTATCGCGCCGTCAATTGCGTAGAGGAAGGCGCAACCGAAAAACTCGCTATCGCAAGCCGCGCTTTCTGAACCGCACGCGCAAACCGGGTTGGTTGCCACCGTCGTTGGAGAGTCGGATTTCTAATGTCCTAACTTGGGTCAACCGCTTGCTCCTTGTTTGTCACGTTACAGCCATTTCTCAAGAACTGGTTCGGTTCGACACGCAGAAACTTCAAAATCCTGAAGTAACTGGTGTGGAATATCAACAAGGCGAACTCTTTAGTTACGAGGTTCGGGAATACTTGTTGACCAAGTGGGGACGAAAGTGTGCCTATTGCAGTGCTGAAAATGTACCTCTTGAAGTCGAACACATTCACCCCAAGTCTAAAGGAGGAAGCGATCGCGTTTCCAATCTGACTTTGGCTTGTCATCCGTGCAACCAAGCCAAAGGCAACCGCAATATCCGCGAGTTTTTATCTGCCAAGTCTGATATTCTTAATCGCATTCTCAAGCAATCTAAGACCCCTCTGAAAGATGCGGCTGCGGTGAACGCGACGCGGTGGAAGTTGTACCAGCAGTTGAAAGAAACTGGATTAACTGTTGAAACTGGAACGGGGGCTTTAACGAAGTACAACCGCACTCGATTAAACTTGCCTAAAACGCATTGGTTTGATGCAGCTTGCGTAGGTCAATCTACACCATCCAGTTTAAAGATTCAGGTATTGAAGCCCTTGCAAATTCAGGCAACTGGACGGGGAAACCGCCAACGAGTCTTGCCCAACAAATATGGCTTTGCACGAGGGCATCGCCCGCGCCAACGCTATTTCTTCGGTTTTAAAACTGGAGACATAGTGATCGCCGACATACCGAAAGGCAAGAAAGCTGGAAGGTATTTAGGTCGCCTGGCTTGCCGCACTTCGGGTCGCTTTAACATTAAAACTGTTGAGCTTACTGTGCAAGGCATTAGTCACAAATACTGCCAAATTACCCATCACGGAGATGGCTACCTGTATGGTCTCTAA